In Castanea sativa cultivar Marrone di Chiusa Pesio chromosome 6, ASM4071231v1, a single window of DNA contains:
- the LOC142641181 gene encoding G-type lectin S-receptor-like serine/threonine-protein kinase At4g27290 isoform X2 yields MKYANNQWCIFHALQLARKFVYYMLFSLEKKAYYETMIVFKPLFVYCFLSCFLRFSATLDTLTPSHSIRDGETLVSSGGSFELGFFSLGDLKGRYLGIWYRISTDAVVWVANRDTPLYNNSGVLKITDKGDIVLLNNTSIVWSSNTSRAADSPVLQLLNSGNLLVKDGSGNNENFLWQSFDYPCDTLMPGMKMGKNFVTGQDRFLTSWKSTEDPAKGEFSLRIDTHGLPQLVAMKEDKIKDRAGPWNGLTFTGNPRLKPNPIFKYKFVLNENEVYYEYTLIDSSVFSRFVIYPSGVMGRLVWRDQTHSWETYSTSQVDQCENYAYCGAYAICNANASPVCACLEGFVSRSPKDWNSVDWSDGCVRRTQLECNADGFLKHTNLKLPDTSSSWFNRTMSLKECEGLCLKNCSCTAYSNLDISGEGSGCLLWFGILSDMKVFSQDGQDLYIRLANSELDNITKNRHSSRIRREAIIFASSTLVMGILILGVISYVWKKKQSFKGITRKDYNNEGGNEDMELPIFDMTDIANATCNFSSNNKLGEGGFGPVYRGGQVVAIKRLSKNSGQGLDEFKNEVFSIAKLQHRNLVKLLGCCIQGNEKMLIYEYMHNKSLDTFIFDHTRSTLLDWHNRIRIICGIARGLLYLHQDSRLRIIHRDLKASNILLDDSMNPKISDFGLARTFGGDQTEDQTKRIVGTYGYMSPEYAGHGKFSIKSDIFSFGVLVLEIVSGKRNQGYCHLDDHLNLLGHAWRLWIEDKATELIDKSLGNKCTLSDQVLRCIHVGLLCVQQRPEDRPDMSSVVLMLSSESLLPKPRQPGFYMEKALPKADSSSTKLEPCSTNEISITLLMGR; encoded by the exons ATGAAATACGCCAACAATCAGTGGTGCATATTCCATGCCTTGCAACTTGCAAGAAAATTTGTGTACTATATGTTATTTTCTCTGGAAAAGAAGGCATACTATGAGACAATGATTGTCTTTAAACCTCTTTTTGTGTACTGTTTTTTATCCTGCTTCTTAAGATTCTCTGCTACATTAGACACTCTCACTCCAAGCCATTCCATCAGAGATGGTGAGACTTTAGTTTCCTCTGGTGGAAGCTTTGAACTGGGATTCTTCAGTCTAGGTGATTTGAAAGGCCGATACTTGGGAATATGGTATCGAATATCTACTGATGCAGTTGTTTGGGTAGCTAACAGAGATACTCCACTTTACAATAACTCAGGAGTTTTGAAGATTACTGACAAAGGAGATATTGTTCTTCTCAACAACACTAGTATTGTTTGGTCATCAAATACATCAAGAGCTGCAGACAGTCCAGTCCTACAGCTTTTGAATTCAGGAAATCTTCTTGTGAAAGATGGAAGTGGCAATAACGAGAACTTTTTGTGGCAGAGCTTTGATTATCCTTGCGACACACTGATGCCAGGAATGAAGATGGGAAAGAACTTTGTAACAGGTCAGGACAGGTTTTTAACATCTTGGAAGAGCACAGAAGATCCTGCTAAAGGTGAGTTTTCCTTACGGATAGATACTCATGGGCTTCCACAGCTAGTTGCTATGAAGGAAGATAAAATAAAGGATAGAGCAGGGCCATGGAATGGCCTCACTTTTACTGGAAATCCTCGGTTAAAACCGAATCCAATATTTAAGTATAAATTTGTGTTGAATGAGAATGAGGTATATTATGAGTACACACTCATAGACAGTTCAGTCTTTTCAAgatttgtaatttacccatCAGGTGTCATGGGACGCCTCGTGTGGAGGGATCAGACTCACAGCTGGGAGACCTACTCTACATCCCAGGTAGATCAGTGTGAAAATTATGCCTATTGTGGTGCATATGCTATCTGCAATGCCAATGCCTCTCCAGTATGTGCATGCTTGGAAGGATTTGTGTCCAGATCTCCAAAAGATTGGAATTCAGTAGATTGGTCTGATGGTTGTGTTCGAAGGACTCAATTGGAATGCAATGCAGACGGCTTCCTGAAACACACGAATTTGAAATTGCCTGACACGTCTTCTTCCTGGTTTAATAGGACCATGAGCCTCAAGGAATGCGAGGGATTGTGTTTGAAAAACTGTTCTTGCACGGCATATTCAAATTTAGATATCAGCGGAGAAGGAAGTGGCTGCTTGCTTTGGTTTGGTATCTTGAGTGATATGAAAGTATTCTCCCAGGATGGGCAAGACCTATACATAAGGCTGGCCAACTCCGAACTAG ATAATATTACAAAAAACAGGCACTCCAGCAGGATACGACGAGAAGCAATCATATTTGCCTCTTCAACACTAGTAATGGGAATTCTTATACTTGGAGTGATCTCGTATGTGTGGAAGAAGAAACAGAGTTTTAAAG GAATCACAAGGAAAGATTACAACAATGAAGGTGGGAATGAAGATATGGAGTTGCCCATATTTGATATGACAGACATAGCTAATGCCACCTGTAACTTTTCAAGCAACAACAAGTTGGGAGAAGGTGGTTTTGGACCTGTATATAGG GGGGGACAAGTGGTAGCTATAAAGAGGCTATCTAAGAATTCGGGACAAGGATTGGACGAGttcaaaaatgaagttttttcaATTGCTAAACTACAACACCGCAATCTTGTGAAGCTTCTTGGTTGTTGCATTCAAGGAAATGAGAAAATGTTAATCTATGAATACATGCATAACAAAAGCTTGGACACCTTTATTTTTG ATCATACAAGAAGCACATTACTAGATTGGCATAACCGCATCCGCATTATTTGTGGCATTGCCAGGGGACTTCTCTATCTTCATCAAGACTCTAGACTCAGAATTATCCATAGAGATCTCAAAGCAAGCAACATTTTGCTAGATGATAGCATGAATCCAAAAATTTCAGACTTTGGCTTGGCAAGAACATTTGGGGGAGATCAAACTGAGGACCAAACCAAAAGAATTGTTGGAACGTA TGGTTATATGTCTCCCGAGTATGCGGGGCATGGAAAGTTCTCAATCAAGTCTGACATCTTTAGCTTTGGAGTTTTAGTGTTAGAGATAGTAAGTGGGAAAAGGAACCAGGGATATTGTCACTTAGACGACCACCTCAATCTTCTTGGACAT GCCTGGAGATTATGGATTGAAGATAAGGCAACGGAATTGATAGATAAATCTTTAGGCAACAAGTGCACCTTATCTGATCAAGTGCTTCGATGCATTCATGTGGGCTTGTTGTGTGTGCAACAAAGACCGGAAGATAGGCCAGATATGTCATCTGTGGTTCTGATGTTAAGCAGTGAGAGTTTATTGCCGAAACCCAGACAGCCAGGTTTCTATATGGAAAAGGCTCTACCTAAAGCAGATTCTTCATCAACAAAGCTTGAACCATGTTCAACCAACGAAATTAGCATCACATTGTTAATGGGACGGTAA
- the LOC142641181 gene encoding G-type lectin S-receptor-like serine/threonine-protein kinase At4g27290 isoform X1: MKYANNQWCIFHALQLARKFVYYMLFSLEKKAYYETMIVFKPLFVYCFLSCFLRFSATLDTLTPSHSIRDGETLVSSGGSFELGFFSLGDLKGRYLGIWYRISTDAVVWVANRDTPLYNNSGVLKITDKGDIVLLNNTSIVWSSNTSRAADSPVLQLLNSGNLLVKDGSGNNENFLWQSFDYPCDTLMPGMKMGKNFVTGQDRFLTSWKSTEDPAKGEFSLRIDTHGLPQLVAMKEDKIKDRAGPWNGLTFTGNPRLKPNPIFKYKFVLNENEVYYEYTLIDSSVFSRFVIYPSGVMGRLVWRDQTHSWETYSTSQVDQCENYAYCGAYAICNANASPVCACLEGFVSRSPKDWNSVDWSDGCVRRTQLECNADGFLKHTNLKLPDTSSSWFNRTMSLKECEGLCLKNCSCTAYSNLDISGEGSGCLLWFGILSDMKVFSQDGQDLYIRLANSELDNITKNRHSSRIRREAIIFASSTLVMGILILGVISYVWKKKQSFKGITRKDYNNEGGNEDMELPIFDMTDIANATCNFSSNNKLGEGGFGPVYRGTLKGGQVVAIKRLSKNSGQGLDEFKNEVFSIAKLQHRNLVKLLGCCIQGNEKMLIYEYMHNKSLDTFIFDHTRSTLLDWHNRIRIICGIARGLLYLHQDSRLRIIHRDLKASNILLDDSMNPKISDFGLARTFGGDQTEDQTKRIVGTYGYMSPEYAGHGKFSIKSDIFSFGVLVLEIVSGKRNQGYCHLDDHLNLLGHAWRLWIEDKATELIDKSLGNKCTLSDQVLRCIHVGLLCVQQRPEDRPDMSSVVLMLSSESLLPKPRQPGFYMEKALPKADSSSTKLEPCSTNEISITLLMGR, from the exons ATGAAATACGCCAACAATCAGTGGTGCATATTCCATGCCTTGCAACTTGCAAGAAAATTTGTGTACTATATGTTATTTTCTCTGGAAAAGAAGGCATACTATGAGACAATGATTGTCTTTAAACCTCTTTTTGTGTACTGTTTTTTATCCTGCTTCTTAAGATTCTCTGCTACATTAGACACTCTCACTCCAAGCCATTCCATCAGAGATGGTGAGACTTTAGTTTCCTCTGGTGGAAGCTTTGAACTGGGATTCTTCAGTCTAGGTGATTTGAAAGGCCGATACTTGGGAATATGGTATCGAATATCTACTGATGCAGTTGTTTGGGTAGCTAACAGAGATACTCCACTTTACAATAACTCAGGAGTTTTGAAGATTACTGACAAAGGAGATATTGTTCTTCTCAACAACACTAGTATTGTTTGGTCATCAAATACATCAAGAGCTGCAGACAGTCCAGTCCTACAGCTTTTGAATTCAGGAAATCTTCTTGTGAAAGATGGAAGTGGCAATAACGAGAACTTTTTGTGGCAGAGCTTTGATTATCCTTGCGACACACTGATGCCAGGAATGAAGATGGGAAAGAACTTTGTAACAGGTCAGGACAGGTTTTTAACATCTTGGAAGAGCACAGAAGATCCTGCTAAAGGTGAGTTTTCCTTACGGATAGATACTCATGGGCTTCCACAGCTAGTTGCTATGAAGGAAGATAAAATAAAGGATAGAGCAGGGCCATGGAATGGCCTCACTTTTACTGGAAATCCTCGGTTAAAACCGAATCCAATATTTAAGTATAAATTTGTGTTGAATGAGAATGAGGTATATTATGAGTACACACTCATAGACAGTTCAGTCTTTTCAAgatttgtaatttacccatCAGGTGTCATGGGACGCCTCGTGTGGAGGGATCAGACTCACAGCTGGGAGACCTACTCTACATCCCAGGTAGATCAGTGTGAAAATTATGCCTATTGTGGTGCATATGCTATCTGCAATGCCAATGCCTCTCCAGTATGTGCATGCTTGGAAGGATTTGTGTCCAGATCTCCAAAAGATTGGAATTCAGTAGATTGGTCTGATGGTTGTGTTCGAAGGACTCAATTGGAATGCAATGCAGACGGCTTCCTGAAACACACGAATTTGAAATTGCCTGACACGTCTTCTTCCTGGTTTAATAGGACCATGAGCCTCAAGGAATGCGAGGGATTGTGTTTGAAAAACTGTTCTTGCACGGCATATTCAAATTTAGATATCAGCGGAGAAGGAAGTGGCTGCTTGCTTTGGTTTGGTATCTTGAGTGATATGAAAGTATTCTCCCAGGATGGGCAAGACCTATACATAAGGCTGGCCAACTCCGAACTAG ATAATATTACAAAAAACAGGCACTCCAGCAGGATACGACGAGAAGCAATCATATTTGCCTCTTCAACACTAGTAATGGGAATTCTTATACTTGGAGTGATCTCGTATGTGTGGAAGAAGAAACAGAGTTTTAAAG GAATCACAAGGAAAGATTACAACAATGAAGGTGGGAATGAAGATATGGAGTTGCCCATATTTGATATGACAGACATAGCTAATGCCACCTGTAACTTTTCAAGCAACAACAAGTTGGGAGAAGGTGGTTTTGGACCTGTATATAGG GGTACATTGAAGGGGGGACAAGTGGTAGCTATAAAGAGGCTATCTAAGAATTCGGGACAAGGATTGGACGAGttcaaaaatgaagttttttcaATTGCTAAACTACAACACCGCAATCTTGTGAAGCTTCTTGGTTGTTGCATTCAAGGAAATGAGAAAATGTTAATCTATGAATACATGCATAACAAAAGCTTGGACACCTTTATTTTTG ATCATACAAGAAGCACATTACTAGATTGGCATAACCGCATCCGCATTATTTGTGGCATTGCCAGGGGACTTCTCTATCTTCATCAAGACTCTAGACTCAGAATTATCCATAGAGATCTCAAAGCAAGCAACATTTTGCTAGATGATAGCATGAATCCAAAAATTTCAGACTTTGGCTTGGCAAGAACATTTGGGGGAGATCAAACTGAGGACCAAACCAAAAGAATTGTTGGAACGTA TGGTTATATGTCTCCCGAGTATGCGGGGCATGGAAAGTTCTCAATCAAGTCTGACATCTTTAGCTTTGGAGTTTTAGTGTTAGAGATAGTAAGTGGGAAAAGGAACCAGGGATATTGTCACTTAGACGACCACCTCAATCTTCTTGGACAT GCCTGGAGATTATGGATTGAAGATAAGGCAACGGAATTGATAGATAAATCTTTAGGCAACAAGTGCACCTTATCTGATCAAGTGCTTCGATGCATTCATGTGGGCTTGTTGTGTGTGCAACAAAGACCGGAAGATAGGCCAGATATGTCATCTGTGGTTCTGATGTTAAGCAGTGAGAGTTTATTGCCGAAACCCAGACAGCCAGGTTTCTATATGGAAAAGGCTCTACCTAAAGCAGATTCTTCATCAACAAAGCTTGAACCATGTTCAACCAACGAAATTAGCATCACATTGTTAATGGGACGGTAA